From Argopecten irradians isolate NY chromosome 2, Ai_NY, whole genome shotgun sequence, the proteins below share one genomic window:
- the LOC138314674 gene encoding major royal jelly protein 1-like, with amino-acid sequence MCFHIKWIRSELLINLARQHPSTMSVLFLLLSFVVLSLAYQTRPCTDFIEHAFTVVDYAWPTDSAREDAIMDGTFIQTNNIISGVNVYKDSVFVTVPRWRLGVPSTLNKIVVKDGVSVLQPYPNWGYQTIGDCHALQFVQSVAIDPNTGLMWIIDTGRINFFAADGTPTQNICPPKIIIYDIDKDEEKDRYEFPDSVANRNRTFLNDIVIQYHGGKARYAYITDDFEGRLIVYDRKKSMSHFYSHPSMSRAMDNITISNETISVNDGINGIALSSDMAYIYYGRLSGFDLYQVPTKTARKPGKPRQFSESVRCVGSKPAHAAGMTYSKDHSLYFGGLDDNTVYKWDINKDKRRQRKSFKKVEMKTVETFIGDPACVTFVDILNFDEKKNLWFSANKLHKYFLGTMDFSGNSGSNVLIMKVPAGTKGYLSGIRKGKQKY; translated from the coding sequence ATGTGTTTCCATATAAAATGGATCAGATCGGAGTTACTCATTAACTTAGCACGACAGCATCCATCAACAATGTCTGTGTTATTTCTTCTTCTGTCATTTGTTGTGCTTTCATTGGCATATCAAACTCGACCATGCACAGACTTTATCGAGCATGCATTCACTGTCGTTGACTACGCGTGGCCGACTGATTCTGCACGAGAAGATGCTATAATGGACGGGACATTCATCCAAACCAACAACATCATCAGCGGGGTGAATGTATACAAAGACTCTGTTTTCGTGACCGTTCCAAGATGGCGTCTCGGAGTGCCGTCAACACTCAACAAGATCGTCGTGAAAGACGGTGTTTCTGTTCTCCAGCCTTATCCTAACTGGGGATATCAGACCATAGGTGATTGCCATGCTTTGCAATTTGTTCAAAGCGTAGCGATCGACCCAAACACTGGATTGATGTGGATAATTGATACAGGCAGGATAAACTTTTTTGCTGCTGATGGAACTCCAACTCAGAATATCTGTCCACCAAAGATTATAATCTATGATATCGATAAAGATGAGGAGAAAGACCGTTATGAATTTCCTGACTCGGTCGCTAACAGGAACCGAACATTCTTAAATGACATTGTTATTCAGTACCACGGGGGTAAGGCTCGTTATGCGTACATCACAGACGACTTCGAAGGACGTTTAATTGTTTACGACAGAAAGAAGAGCATGTCTCATTTCTATTCACATCCATCAATGTCCCGAGCAATGGACAACATCACTATATCCAACGAGACGATATCAGTTAATGATGGAATCAACGGAATCGCTTTATCATCGGATATGGCGTATATTTACTACGGCCGTCTGTCGGGATTCGATCTTTACCAAGTACCTACTAAAACTGCGAGAAAACCAGGGAAGCCTAGACAATTCTCCGAATCTGTTCGCTGTGTAGGTTCCAAACCAGCGCATGCGGCTGGAATGACCTATAGTAAGGACCACAGTTTATATTTTGGTGGACTAGACGATAATACTGTGTATAAGTGGGACATTAACAAGGATAAACGGAGACAgcgaaaatcattcaaaaaggTAGAAATGAAAACTGTGGAGACGTTTATTGGAGACCCAGCCTGTGTCACCTTTGTAgacatattgaattttgatgaAAAGAAAAACCTTTGGTTCTCGGCAAACAAGTTGCACAAATATTTTTTGGGAACAATGGACTTCTCTGGAAATAGTGGCTCGAATGTGCTGATTATGAAAGTTCCGGCAGGCACAAAGGGCTATCTTTCTGGCATACGTAAAGGaaagcaaaaatattaa